Within the Hippoglossus stenolepis isolate QCI-W04-F060 chromosome 2, HSTE1.2, whole genome shotgun sequence genome, the region GACGCAACGACTGGATTGAGCATCAAAGACTTGGAGGGAAATGGATCCCAACAACCAGACTAACTGACTTTCAGTTTTGCATTGAGCAGCGTTAACACCTCTCAGTTCATCTTAGCATTCTGGAAAATAAAGCCTGCTCCTTATATCattgaattcattcattttctctacATATTCTTTTTTACTTGTATATATCTAATTTTGTCTTAAAGTTTTTTCACTTATTGCTCCTTTACTTTAGATTCCTATCTTTATCTTTCTCCTTATTCTTACAGTacctgctttttaaatgtggtttatttttgcATTCCTTGTATGTGAAAACCTacttttttatgatttatgattcTGATTCatgtgaaggagaaaagaaTCACCAACCTACTTCAAGGACAAACCTCAGACTTTGCACTGATGCATTGAACTTCTTCTCCACAATAAGCATgtagaaaatataaagaatatagataaaagcatgaaaacagCTTGTAAAGAACTTGAATGGTGGACTGACTTTAGCTGGACACATATTACACCattcaaactgcagcagaatacatttaacaaactgtttgtgttgttattaaatGGCATCACAATCCTTACACTGACTTCCCTTTTATATGGATCTGGCATTGGTCCACATTTCTATAAACAGGTTTTTATGATGATTATAATAACTAACTCTCAGAGTGGGACTCAACTTCAGAACATAACCCACTTAAATAAATTGGCTgatcaaactaaataaaatcaaaataaatctgACAAAGTTAAACCAGAGTGACTTTTaatgctgcgtgtgtgtttgtgtgtgtgtgcgccctgCAGTGCTTACACTATGTTCTGAccaggcagaggagagagatgtaTTCTAAGTTTACTCTTTGAAGGCCACGGCATGGCTTTGATGTGCATGGGGGTCTATAGAGGAGAGAGCATTCATGTTAAAATGAGAGAGGCAGAAACATACAGAAAacctcaaagacacacacacacacacacacacacactcactcacacacacgcacacacttacaaTCAGCACGCACTTCAAAGAGAAGTTGAACGAGGCCTTCCTGTATGGACTTCATAGCTGCAGGCATtatatctctccctctctctcctctacagagtttttcttttccttcttgaTCTCACTGATGCCAACTTGACACTTTGCATCAGTCGGAGTcagagtgcatgtgtgcgtgtgtgcgtgtgcgtgtgtgtgaataagtgtTTCTGGGTTAAAAGGTTTGCGCTGCGAGGCGTCGCTCAGTTTGCGCCGTGCCTGACTGCACTGATCTGAGCAGGAATGCGACGGGTGAACGGAGATACCCCCTCACACACTGGATCACCCTCACTGTAAACACGGGgacaatgtgtgtgagtgtgtgtctccctcCTTGTGTTTGGGTGGAGCGGGCTCAGGGCTACCCTTTGGCTAGGTTAAATCCTAATGCCTCTTATCTCCTCTCCTTGCCTCCCTGGTATCTTCGCCTCACATCTGTGCCCTTCAGCTGCCAAACACACCTTTAATATGAATTTCCCTTCAATACACATTCTTTCATATCAATATCCTCTGATAGAGCATCTGTAACAGCATTTGTCCTTTAGACGAAAGCAAGGCCGCTGCATTAACCTTCACCAAACCTTCTGGGCGATATACACATGTTGAGTCATTTTTATCACTTTAATATATGTAATAGCATTTCTAAACTTTTACCAagaacatatttattgtttaaatcaagtaaataaatgataatagtAATATCAGATGTGTCACAGTGTGGAATCCCTGTAGATTAGCGGTTAAAAGTCAAACCATGGACCTGCCAACACGATACTTATCTGAGTCTTTAttttgaggaaataaaaaataaaattcagcATACCTTTCGTcactatgtaaaaaaaaaaaaggtgctgcAAAATAAATTCCCTGCTGTATCACTTAAACATGCTGAGGTTCCATGTTCCAAGTTTGATTTTCTATTAACATGCCATCTATTGTACATTAACAAAATTACTGGATTGAATTTtcctaaatatttaaaaagtcatgTTACACAAaggatgtaaaaataaagtagCTGCTAAAGAAACTTTTAGAGCAACAAGAAAATGTTGTAGTTTTAAtactaattaaaaaatattcattattaAGTCATTACAGGCCTGATGCAGCATTCAAGCCTACACAGAATATACTGCAAgtctaaaataataaaaagacattGAGCTGAATTAAAAATCATTCTGTGAAAAGTCATCGTAAAGCTGCAGCGACTTCTAATGGCCGATTTTAATCACGTGACAATCGGAGCCTGACCTCAGCTCAACTCATCAGCATGTGCAGAACACACCGCAGATAATTACAAACATCTCGAGTGGAAGCTTTCACGACTCTTCACTTTTTTTATGCTGTTAAGCTAAGCTCAGAACCCAAACTGATCATTCCGCCCATTAGCTAATTTCTGCTTCGTTATATCAATTTGTCATTGTCACACATTAGTTTGCCATCTTGTCagatattatttaattaatacaaaatCAAACTGTGTTTCTACAAAAGCTTGAGGGGAAGAAATGCACTATATGCAACAGGCTTTATCATATTTAGGAAGGACGTCCAAACGCACAATGTAAATGGTCACCACTGCTTTCCCTCATGCTCTTGGCTTAACTAAGCTGTTTTCAGGCCTGCACTGAAAGTCGggagatttccatgaaatgttccagaggagctgtatgtgagaagaGACTgcaacattttctggaacttttctctgacactttcctctttcctcttgttgtgaacgcatcGGCCACAAACGAGACACGGACAATATCCTGCttcgttcttcatatgtgaaggCAAAAtcttttctggagttcatgcctgaaaacagaaatattcCCTAAAATGCTGTGACTTTTTCGGCAGCAAATTAAGTGAAACCTCCCTTAACCCGGCTCTTGCAGCCTTTCAACAAAGCTATCGGCACTTTTGGACAATTTGATCTTAATAACTAGAAGTTTGTTATCAAGCTCTGGGCCTGAGACAAATAACAGACATGTTGGTGTGAGTTTTATCCAATAAAGTTTGCATGGAGTTTATATctgaagtaaaaagaaaaacagcacatcagcagagagagagagaggggaagagaggggggagagagggggagagagaggacagagaggtgaaTGGTTGATTGTCATGCTGTTGGGTCTGAAAAGGGCAGGGCAGGTATTGTGATGCGAATCTGCTCAGATTGAGAGtgggggaagtgtgtgtgtgtgtgtgtgtgtgtgtgtgtgtgtgtgtgtgtgtgtgtgtgtgtgtgtgtgtgtgtgtgtgtgtgtgtgtgtgtgtgtgtgtgtgtgtgtgtgtgtgtgcgtaatgTAATCTGCAGGGTGTGTCTCTCCATATATCACTACTGATATTACGACCCACATCCACAGGAAACCTGACAGCGTGAATGACGCtgcaacagtaaaacaaaaccacacTCTGCTTATAAACTGTTAGATTTGAACTGACTGAACAAAAGGTCTTTTTTCATCAAACATGATCCAAACAACACTGATGGACCCGAGCATCAGGGGaacgagaggggggggggggcatggcTGCTTTGGTCTGAGGCATAAAAAGACCCCCTGCTTTCAGAGATGCACTGAACTTTTAACCATTTCTCAAAGTTTTCCAGAGGGGTTGTATGTGACAATTTAAATGTCCAAGTCCATTACTCCCGACTTGTTCCGTAGCTTTTCCCGCCAGCGCCTCTAGAATGTGTCCAGAAACGTcagagtgagctcatgtgagaatatGGTCTGTCTGAAAATTCCTGTGAATGGGTGTTTATATGTCATGCTCGTCCTCTCTCTATGCTCTACCAAAGCACACCAACATTTACACCAAATTCccagattgattgaatttaaggagagTGTTGGGTCATGTGCTCTCTTAGGGCCATTCTAATATATGTTGTTAAATTTGTAGttcattgtattattattgttctttttttctcactgttttcCATCACTGAGTAATCTTTCGATGCTAtgaattttattattatttattctatttcagTGTGTATCTTATTTAGTGAGTCTCTTGGTTTGAGGTTTGGGGATAGGGTGGAACTGGGTGGGACTTGGGAACCAATGGgttgtatatatgtgtgtgtgtgtgtgtgtgtgtgtgtgtgtgtgtgtgtgtgtgtgtgtgtgtgtgtgtgtgtgtgtgtgtgtgtgtgtcttgatgAAGTGGTAACAAGGGGTTTATGGTCGGCCGTAAAGactacatgcatgtgtgtgctgtgaggccatgaataagaaaaaaaatgatgcagTAAAACTTCATTCAACTACAATAATGTTTGCAGAAATAATGCTGGTTAAACACTTCTATCTGTAACCATACAGCGACATTATACTATAGAAATTTGTAATTTACCTGAGTAATAGAAGAGACATGGCATTgccaccagcagctccagcaccaCGATGCTGAGCAGAATGTAGGTGTGGACAGGCGGAGAAAATCTTGATGCCAGAACAACCAACAGCGAAACGTTCCCTGcgaaaaacacatacattttccCTTCAGTATCGCTGCCACCTTGTGGACAAACCTGACACCTACACGAGCAGTAAACTACATGTGCAGCTGGTACCTGCAGAGTGAGCGGCGAGTGGGAGTTGATTCAgtccttgtgtctgtctgtagaaCAGCAGGTATCCTCTTCTCCTGGCCTGACCGTGATGGTGCTGTGCACAGCGGGTGaacaccagcaccagcacccacaaacacaccttCCCGTACACGACCACGCTGTCACCAGGCACGTCACCCAACACACTCTTACACACCTCCGCGTCGCCCAAttttaacacacacagcaccGCCACACACACCGACA harbors:
- the tmem192 gene encoding transmembrane protein 192 isoform X2, with the translated sequence MTRSTEEDSLVDGPLISADALHSVIRREFQTLPTHCYAALLFLLHVVFVVLSVCVAVLCVLKLGDAEVCKSVLGDVPGDSVVVYGKVCLWVLVLVFTRCAQHHHGQARRRGYLLFYRQTQGLNQLPLAAHSAGNVSLLVVLASRFSPPVHTYILLSIVVLELLVAMPCLFYYSVKVMRFNGERAAPDVSQEEHTLNYSITSLPTETGFREGSSLEEVVEKQADLIEYLKQHNTLLSRRLLNLTAQH